A segment of the Manis javanica isolate MJ-LG chromosome 10, MJ_LKY, whole genome shotgun sequence genome:
gaatattgtATGGAGGAGACAAAAACCATCATGCAAAATGACAATACTGTTTACctgggaaacacaaaagactcaACTAAATAATCTTAGAACCAAAAAGAGATTTTAGTAATATGGCTGATTGCAAAAAAAAGAGTCATAGCATTTCCATAAAATGGCAATCAAAACAAGTCTTTTGTAATAGTTTTAAGACataaaaactgagagaataaacTTAGCCTGAAATTATAGGATTTATgtgaataaaaacacaaaatgtacTGAGAAccctaaaaagacaaaaaaaaatgagagaagttcACAGTAttgtaaggagaaaaaaaaagatcaggaaaGGAGAATGATGATAAGTGAGGATGAGGAGAGGAACTGGAAATACATACCTAATGTGTTTTAAAAGCTACAAATATTTGCATCAACAAAAGGCAACTCAATGAAACAACAGAATAAGCAGGAACAAACCTAGGTTTAAATACACATTTGGTATGTGAAAACTGCTACTTCTAGCCAGTAAGTAAAGACAGCTTATTTAGTAAATGGTTACTAGGGCAGCTGGTTAactatttggggaaaaaacaatCTGACTCCCTAACAAAAGTAACTCCAggtagattaaaaaattaaatttaatgcaCCAGAACTAGACTGAAATATAGATGATAACCTGCAATTAGATAATTTGGCAGTGAGAAAGGCATTTCTAAGTACAGAGCAGAagatttaaagcaaaaaaaagaaaaatgctagaTTTGGCACCACCAGATTTAAAATCTGAGcatgaaagaaataaagcaagataAAGGTTAaactgggagaaagtatttggaagATACATAATAAAGGCTTGTTAAACTTCATATGTAAAGAGCATtgacaaatcaaaacaaagattTTATTGGACTTCCTTTTGAAGTGATTTAGGTAACTGCAGGGAAAAATCATGATATTATACACTTTATAGGTTACAACATAATCTGTAGTGGAGATATGATTctattttactgatgaaaaaaGTAAGGCTTAGAGTTATACAGTTAGGAAATCGAGCTGAGATTTAAAGCCAGATGTGTCTTAACCCCAAGGTTTTTTTACCTACACCCACCTCAAGGTTCATACTTTTCCCCTCCCCAGATTGTCCCTGTCTCTAATGAACACCTGTGCCAGTAGTTCTCCCCTGTAACTTAACAAGCATAAAGATGACCAGCAGCCACTTACCCAGAGACAGCTGACCTTGTGCCCTGGCTGCTGCTGCAATGACCCGTTTGCTCATGAGGCATTGGCAGCCGCATGTGTCACTCACTGTACAGCCACTCCTGACACTAAGAAGTCAAGTGAGTCACTTCTGTCATCTTTCTCCTCCCTGTCACCTTCCAGCACCCAGATGGTGACTGACGATGCTGTGGTCTACTACAACTATTCGATCATTGGAACCTTCACTGTGCAGCTCAAGGTGGTGGCAGAATGGGAGCAGGCAACTGTGGATGCTGGGAAGGGCACTGTGCAGAAGACGGGTGACTTCTCTGCCTCACTGAAGCTGCAGGGTGGGTCTCCAGGGCTTGATGCAGGTTGAGCATTTAGCCCCTCAAGGGGCCCAGAGCAGTGCTCCTTCCAGGACTGGGCCGCCACAAATCAGAGTGGCTCCAGTAGGGCACTAGGCTGAGCTTGAGCCAACATCCTCTCCTTCCCTGGCAGCCCTCCGAGCAGTCTGTTATTTCCCACTTCTGAGAGGGCACTCAAGGCCATGGAGGAGGTCATGTGGCCACCAGGTGGCAGAGCTGGCCCGCCTGCTCTCAGAGCAAGCCTGTGGCCGGACACCGCTCTCTGAGGTGAAGCATTCACATCGCACTTTGTTTCCCAGCCACTTCAGCCTCCATCAAGGAAAATCCTGTCATGGCTGGGACAGCCTCAGTCTACTGCAGAGAGGGAACACCCAAGCCCGCCTCTCCCTGGCAGGATGGGCAGGGAGTGGTTACCCTGAGCAGCCCTCGGTCCTGCTGTCCAGAGCCCGCCTGCTTCTTGCAGCTTCCTCACTGTGAGCCAGCTCCAGCGCCGGCCGTTGATGGGGAGGCTGAACCCAGGCATGCCCTGGACAGACCTGCGACTGCCTTGGGAGAGGGCCAGGGGGAGGACATGGTGGTCTCAGAGCCCCGGGCTCTGGAAGCTCTGGGATGGCTGTCCTCGGTCACCAGATCTAATGGGGCCCTCTGCCTTTCAGAAACCCTTCGAGGCATCCAGGTCTTGGGGCCTACCCTAATTCAAACCTTCCAGAAAATGACTGTGACCCTGAACTTCCTGGGGAGGTGAGTGAACCCGAGTGGGCTGTggccctgccctctctccccaccaggtGATCCTgagctgctcaatcggcagaggggcccaggtctgggggctggtgggagggTGATGCCATTCTGCTCTGCGACTGCCAGGGGAGAGCCATGGGCACAGTGCCACTGTCAGGCCCAGGGGACGGCAATGCGAGCATCAAGGCAGAGGCATGTGAAAAGCCCTCTGTGTGTCTTGGGCTTGTTTCCAGGCCccaggaaccagctcttggcaaGAACAGCATTAGGCTGAGTTTGTAATAAGGGACAAGACATGAAGATGCCGAGTGTGCTCTCCCCACAAGGGTAGACAGAGCTGCAGAGGTCAGTGGCGAGGGCCCAGCCCCCGAAGGCTCTCTAGGAGAAGACTAACTAACCCACCACCGTGTGGGCACACGTCAGAGGGAAGCAAGGCTAGACCGGGAGCAGGCAGAGTGACCTAGGAAGGAGGCAGATGAGCAAGCAGCTGGAGATGGCTTCCGAAGCATCCTGGCCTTCCTAGGACTTGCTCTGTGGTCATCCTCCTTGCTGAGCCATTTTTGAAAAGCCACCCCCATGTCCCTGCAGCCCCCCTCTTACTGTGTGCTGGCGTCTCAAGCCCGAGTGCCTCCCACTGGAGGAAGGGGAATGCCACCCGGTGTCAGTGGCCAGCACAGCCTACAATCTGACCCACACCTTCAGGGATCCCGGGGACTACTGCTTCAGCATCCAGGCCGAGAATGTCATCAGCAAGACGCACCAGTACCACAGGATCCAGGTGTGGCCCTCCAGTAAGTGACACCTTGTCTTCTGCTCCAGCACCCCACAGGTCGCAAAACCCAGGTAACCCTGCCACCACCAACAGGCTACCACCAGCCAATCTCACCGACACTGGAATCATCAATAAACCTACTGGCCCCAACTGACCCCATGATCAGCTGCCCACTCTTCTCCCAGCAGATGCTGCTGATGCCACCAACAGCCAGCCCCAGTGCCCATTAGTTTTACCTACACCCACCCCAACACCAGTACCACTAGCAGTGACAACAGCCAGCTCACTGGCTACCAGCCAGCAGGACCACCACTGCTACATGCACTGCCACCAGAGCCAGCAGACAGCTCTGtaccctccctcctgccccaccaccGACACAGCCATCAGTGCCCTCCCATCAGCCCTGCAccaacctccccccaccccaccgtcAGCCAGGCTGCAGCTCTCTCATTGCCACTTTCACCACTGTCGCTGTCCATGTCCCCCTGCAAGTTACCAGGGCCACACTTGGCCCCAGTACAAATACTCGCACACTAAAATGAGCCACAATGGTCACAacactccctcccttcccaccattgCCCCTGCCCCAGTGCCTTTACCCTGGCCCTGTTGCCACCCCCCATGGTGGCTCTGGAACTCGGGGCTGTTGAGGGTCTCCCCAGAAGTGTGAGCTGCTCAGAAAGTGGGAGATACAGTTCCTATCATTCATAGGGACGCCCAGCCATCTCCCCCGGGATGCCCTTCCCCAAGCCACCATCAGACCTGGCCACTGGCTTATAGTCACAGGATTAGCTGATGGTGGCATTAGGTTCTACCATTCATTTCTAGGGCAGACTGTTATGTGAACCCAGAAAAGTACCCTTATGTAGAAGGGAAAGTAGGATCTCAGAACCCTACAGGAAGGTCTTTCAGATGCTCAGCCAGTCCCAACCTGTAGACTACAGAGGAGACCCTGCCAACTACCCTTGCCCACAAAGCCGGTCCTGTAAGTGTACCAGAGGCTGTCGGTGTTCCTTCTGGCCACCCCAGCCCCTTGCGAAGCCCTTGAGCAGGTGCCATGCTCTGCTCTGGGCCTAGACTGACCTTCTGGGCCAGGCAGAGTCTGCGACCTGTGGGCATCATCAGGGGTCTTaggccctgcctcccccagcacCCGATGAGCACTGAGTGCCAGGGACCCCCCTGAACTCTGTGGAGAAGCCAGCATTCCAAGTAATCAATGCTACCCCTTCTTGGGAAATAGATCCTATGACATATGATGGTGTCTGTACCAGGAGGAGGGTCGGAAGGAGTGAGGAACCTACTGTGCACCTGGCACAGTCACACACATCCCCAGAGCAGCCACGCAGGTCAGCATTAGCATCAGGTAGCTTGgctggagccaggatttgaacccaggaccaCCTAACTCTAGACAGTGGGCTCTTCCTGCTCTGCCATTCAGCTTCCTGGCAGCAGGATCAGCAAGCCCAGAGCTGCCGGAGGGCAGAAGGCTGTGACAGAGCTCAAAGGGCTGCTCAGGTGTCCTCACAACATGGCTTCCCTTCTCCAGTGCATCACCCAAGAGACTGAGGAAGAACATTTCTTATGGCCTAGACTTGGAGTTTTTGCTGTCATTCCTGTCATATGCTATTCATTAGGAGCAAGTTATtaagtccagcccacactcaggGGACTGGGAACTTAACTGCACCTCTTGAAAGTGACTATCAAGTAACTTAAAATCCTTATATGCCCTGACTTGGTCTTTCTGAAATCCTAGATTTGCCTGTTGGGGTTGCCTAACTGAGGGACATACATAGCTCTGGTGGGGTCTGACTGTTCTATCCCCTGCTGTGGTCTCCTGAGAGCTAGCATTCGGGACCAACCACGCAGGCCTGTGACTTCACCTCTCTTGCTCCCAGGCATCCAGCCGGCCGTCTTTGCCTTCCCGTGTGCCACATTCATCACCATGATGCTGGCCTTCATCATGTACATGACCCTGCGGAATGCTGCTCAGCAAAAGGACATGGTAGAGGTGGGTGCTCAGGAGGGTGAAGCTGGACCACTGGACCCTCACCAGGGATCCATGGGGAGGGTCCAGGGCCATGGGAGGGAGGCTGCATGTCAGAGCAAGGTCCTGGCGCTGGGGGTGATCTGCCCAAGAGTCATCCACAGACCAGGCCAAATCAAGTTGGCTTCTTCCTGTCTGATTCACCCTTTGTGCTCGCCCCTTGCCTGCAGATATGCCCATGAACTGGTAAAGGAGCAGGAGGGCAAGCAAAGGAGGGAAACCCAGAGAGCACATTGCTTGGCCAGAAAAGCATTTCTTGTACTCTGCCGCTGGGCTGCTGAGCTCATAAGGCCACCTAATGGGGCTCCTGGCAGGCGGGTGATTGACCCGTGGGGTTTTGTTCACCATAGGTGGCTGATTTTGACTTTTCCCCCATGTCTGACAAGAATGCGGAGCCACCTGCTGGGGTCAGGTGCTGCTGCCAGGTGTGCTGTGGGCCCTTCTTGCTGGAGACCCCATCTGAATACCTGGAAGTTGTCCGCGAGAACCATGGGCTGCTGCCACCCCTCTACAAATCCGTCAAAACGTACACGGTgtgagcacccccacccccatcccatctCAGCACTGACTGACTGCCAACAGGGAGCTTCAGGCAGGGTGGTGCTCATGACCAAGCAGGAGGGGTTTGCGCGTGGGGGCTGTCTGCCCTGGCCAGCCACCCATCTGTAATTCTCTGTTACACAGCCCAGCCATCATCCATCTGTATAGTCAGCCTCTGCTGTGAGCCTCTCGGTTGGCTGCACCCCACCCCTGGCCTCTGAAGAGGCCCCAAGCAGGACTCGACGTGGTCCCTCCTCTCTCCCAGGTGTGCCTGGCTGCCCCTCACCAGTTCTTCCCTTACCGGTATATCTGCCATCCCTCTGGGGTGAGCTTCCCCCCCCCAGGTGGCCCCACTTAGGTTAGAGAGCTGGGAGGAAGGTCACAAATAGTTAAGGCTACGTCACAAAAGGTCATACATACAGAGACaagcatacacacatgcacacagcacagaAAACACATGTGTCACACAGCCATCTCAGATGACTTCCTGTGTGTCACTTATATCGGTTGCTGGGCTGTACCCTGAATTAGAACTAAAATGAAATGTGACCTTCTCTACTTGCCCCACACTCCTGGGCCcggccccttccctccctttgtgTGCTGCCCCTGTGGCTACTGGACCCTATTCTAAGGACACTATTTCTGGACTGCTTGCTTGGGTTTTGGTAGGGGCAGGGCCGACACTGTGTGAGTGCTTTATGGTGTGCAGAGCACCTTCTTCTATTGAGACCACTGTAACTGCCACTGAGGAAAAGGCCATGCAACAAAAGAGGAGTCAAGCCAGTGGGGACTTGGGTTCCCTGCAGGGGGAACAGCGTTCTTACCTGTTCAGCCGCCCCCAGGGTGGCCTTGAGAAGGAAGGGGCAGTGTTAGATGGAACCAGCTCGCTCCTTTCTCCTGTGGCCCTGAGGCCTGGGAGAGGCAGAGCACGTGAAGAGAGCAAGTTTGGTGCAGAAGGAGACCAGAATTAGGCCCTAGCACAACCACGCAGGAGTAATGGGAGCAACCTAGGCCTGTTTGCAGGGTGACGGAGCTGGAGCTCTGTTGCTGTAACCATTTGCTCTCCAACTTTGTGCACTTTTCCCACTGTCATGCAGCTCATCTCATGAAATACTGCCATTATTGCTGAATAAAGCTTTTGTGCTCTGAATGTAACCAAGCATATGCCGGGTGGCaggtctcttttctttttcatgcatGGACATTTGGGCCTTGCAAGCAGCTCGAGTGGTTCTCAGACACAGCAAGACATCCCCATCATCTTTGGCAAGCAGACTGGATGGCACCACAGTGTGGGCTTGGGTCCTAGTCAGTGGTTCAGACCCATGGTTCTTAAACTGTCCCTTAGGCTGCACTGCACTGACAAGATTCTGATGAGGGTCTCTCAGAGGTGTGGCCCATGTCCCTGGGTGACTCCAAATGCAGCCAAGGCTGAGACCCCAGGCAGATTCTAGATCAGAGCAGGAAGGTAGGAACTTAGAAACTCAGATCCTTGGGCCCACCTCACACCTGAATCAGCCCTGGAGCTGTGGTGGTGTGGGGAGCCACGTGTGTTTCCACAAAGATCTGGGATCCTGGTGCGCCGCCAAGCATGAGAACCTCCAGTCTCGGTAGGGCTTCTAGAACTTGGATGTGTGAGAATCCCAGGAGGTCTTGTTAAGTGGCCTGTCTTCATCCAGAAGTCTGCAGTGGGTCCTGGGATTCTGTATTTCCAGCATGATTTCCTGATGCCGTGGGTCCAAGGGCCACACTTTGAGCTACAAACCTCTGCAGCTACTGCCTTCCTAAactcttttctttctggaagaGACCTAGGGTTTTTTCTTAattgcctctgctctctgccaccTTCATCACCCAACCCACCCAGGGGGTGTGCCCCAGTCCTCAAG
Coding sequences within it:
- the TMEM130 gene encoding transmembrane protein 130 isoform X1: MRRVQLRPLGAPAAPGAAMAPAFWPCLSHILWLACLLPLAPARVAAGLYELHLTTDGPATTGAEVTITASLVANDNGSLVLPSSTHLYHFHWIHTPLLLTGKTDEAFNSTIHAVGNVPGDFPVSVWVTAADCWKCPPVARSLLVLPITELLVGNLVVTQNTSLPWPSSYLTKTVLKVSFLLHDPSNFFKTASFLYSWDFGDGTQMVTDDAVVYYNYSIIGTFTVQLKVVAEWEQATVDAGKGTVQKTGDFSASLKLQETLRGIQVLGPTLIQTFQKMTVTLNFLGSPPLTVCWRLKPECLPLEEGECHPVSVASTAYNLTHTFRDPGDYCFSIQAENVISKTHQYHRIQVWPSSIQPAVFAFPCATFITMMLAFIMYMTLRNAAQQKDMVEVADFDFSPMSDKNAEPPAGVRCCCQVCCGPFLLETPSEYLEVVRENHGLLPPLYKSVKTYTV
- the TMEM130 gene encoding transmembrane protein 130 isoform X2, with protein sequence MRRVQLRPLGAPAAPGAAMAPAFWPCLSHILWLACLLPLAPARVAAGLYELHLTTDGPATTGAEVTITASLVANDNGSLVLPSSTHLYHFHWIHTPLLLTGKTDEAFNSTIHAVGNVPGDFPVSVWVTAADCWKCPPVARSLLVLPITELLVGNLVVTQNTSLPWPSSYLTKTVLKVSFLLHDPSNFFKTASFLYSWDFGDGTQMVTDDAVVYYNYSIIGTFTVQLKVVAEWEQATVDAGKGTVQKTGDFSASLKLQETLRGIQVLGPTLIQTFQKMTVTLNFLGSPPLTVCWRLKPECLPLEEGECHPVSVASTAYNLTHTFRDPGDYCFSIQAENVISKTHQYHRIQVWPSSIQPAVFAFPCATFITMMLAFIMYMTLRNAAQQKDMVENAEPPAGVRCCCQVCCGPFLLETPSEYLEVVRENHGLLPPLYKSVKTYTV